In one window of Dokdonia sp. PRO95 DNA:
- a CDS encoding L-threonylcarbamoyladenylate synthase, with the protein MSKFIKLYEENPNPKDLKEIVKILKNGGLIIYPSDTVYALGCDITNTKALERVAQIKGVKLAKANFSFVCEDLSNLSDYVKQIDTKTFKILKRALPGPYTFILPGNNNLPSVFKKKKEVGIRVPDNEITRAIVRELGNPIISTSIYDEDEVIEYTTDPELIFEKWQNRVDVIVDGGYGGNVPSTVIDLTGDEPILIREGKGSPEL; encoded by the coding sequence ATGTCAAAGTTTATAAAACTCTACGAAGAGAATCCAAATCCTAAGGATTTAAAAGAAATCGTAAAAATTCTAAAAAACGGCGGACTTATCATTTATCCAAGTGATACCGTGTATGCGCTGGGCTGCGACATTACAAATACCAAAGCACTAGAACGCGTAGCACAGATAAAAGGAGTAAAGCTAGCAAAGGCAAATTTCTCCTTTGTATGTGAAGACCTAAGTAACTTATCTGACTATGTAAAGCAGATAGATACTAAGACCTTTAAAATATTGAAACGAGCCCTGCCAGGACCTTATACGTTCATATTGCCAGGTAATAATAACTTGCCTAGTGTCTTTAAAAAGAAAAAGGAAGTAGGAATACGTGTGCCAGATAACGAGATTACTAGAGCCATTGTGAGAGAGCTAGGGAACCCTATTATCTCTACGTCAATCTATGATGAAGATGAGGTGATAGAATATACCACAGATCCAGAACTTATTTTTGAGAAGTGGCAGAACCGCGTAGACGTAATTGTAGACGGTGGCTATGGAGGTAACGTTCCTTCTACCGTAATAGATCTTACGGGTGATGAGCCTATTCTCATAAGAGAAGGAAAAGGAAGTCCAGAATTATAA
- a CDS encoding alpha/beta hydrolase has product MKLLYILFVLAAMSWSCSDSDETSTDVITPDMEMEEAVALEALTLTDVPYGNDPAQVYDIYLPARRSAAKTKMIILIHGGGWTEGDKENVSAFINLVQSQHPDYGVVNMNYILANPPAIPAFPNQFLDVQAVINQLNDTSSELQFNNEYAFIGLSAGAHIAMMYDYTYDVDDQVKFVANIVGPADFTDPFYADGPGFETYIAALTDETAYPEDANYSELLSPAKVVTASASPTLQFYGDQDPLVPLTNGQRLDTALSNAGVPHIFTIYEGGHGDWDATSYLDVQQKIGAYIDLYLPIED; this is encoded by the coding sequence ATGAAACTACTATATATTCTTTTTGTACTCGCTGCCATGAGCTGGAGCTGCTCAGATAGTGATGAGACTAGCACAGATGTCATTACTCCTGATATGGAGATGGAAGAAGCCGTTGCGCTCGAGGCGCTTACGCTTACAGATGTTCCTTACGGTAATGACCCTGCGCAGGTGTATGACATTTATTTACCTGCAAGACGTAGTGCTGCCAAAACAAAAATGATTATCCTCATACACGGTGGTGGCTGGACAGAAGGAGATAAGGAAAACGTATCTGCTTTTATAAATCTTGTACAATCACAACATCCAGATTATGGCGTGGTAAATATGAATTACATACTGGCAAATCCTCCAGCGATACCAGCATTTCCTAATCAGTTTCTGGATGTGCAGGCGGTGATTAATCAGCTTAATGATACTAGTAGCGAGTTGCAATTTAATAACGAGTATGCTTTTATAGGCCTTAGTGCTGGTGCACATATTGCGATGATGTATGACTATACCTATGATGTAGATGACCAAGTAAAATTTGTAGCCAACATAGTAGGCCCAGCAGATTTTACAGATCCTTTTTATGCAGACGGCCCAGGTTTTGAAACCTACATAGCCGCACTTACTGATGAAACTGCCTATCCCGAGGATGCAAATTATAGCGAACTGTTAAGCCCTGCCAAAGTAGTCACTGCAAGTGCTAGCCCTACCCTTCAGTTTTACGGAGATCAAGATCCGCTGGTGCCGCTTACTAATGGTCAGCGACTAGATACGGCGCTTTCTAATGCTGGTGTTCCGCATATCTTTACAATTTATGAAGGTGGGCATGGAGATTGGGATGCTACGAGCTACCTCGATGTGCAGCAAAAAATAGGCGCTTACATTGACCTCTACTTACCTATAGAAGATTAA
- a CDS encoding DUF2945 domain-containing protein, whose translation MIKEGTKVQWKWGNGTAEGKVTETFTEKVTKTIKGNEVTRNGESGNKALYIEQEDGDNVLKLEDEVQRVD comes from the coding sequence ATGATTAAGGAAGGAACAAAAGTACAGTGGAAGTGGGGTAACGGTACCGCAGAAGGAAAAGTAACCGAAACTTTTACAGAGAAAGTAACCAAAACTATCAAAGGCAACGAAGTCACTCGTAATGGAGAATCTGGCAATAAAGCACTTTACATCGAGCAAGAAGATGGTGATAATGTACTCAAACTTGAGGACGAAGTACAGCGCGTAGATTAG